One Choloepus didactylus isolate mChoDid1 chromosome 8, mChoDid1.pri, whole genome shotgun sequence DNA window includes the following coding sequences:
- the TXN2 gene encoding thioredoxin, mitochondrial yields the protein MAQRLLLRRFLASVISRKPPQGHWAPLTSGALQTPQCSPGGLAVTPSPARTIYTTRVCTTTFNIQDGPDFQDRVVNSETPVVVDFHAQWCGPCKILGPRLEKMVAKQHGKVVMAKVDIDDHTDLAIEYEVSAVPTVLAMKNGDVVDKFVGIKDEDQLEAFLKKLIG from the exons ATGGCTCAACGGCTTCTCCTGAGGAGATTCCTGGCCTCCGTCATCTCCAGGAAACCCCCTCAGGGACACTGGGCACCCCTCACCTCTGGGGCCTTGCAGACCCCACAGTGCAGTCCTGGTGGCCTTGCAGTTACACCCAGCCCAGCTCGAACAATATACACCACCAGAGTCTGTACAACGACCTTTAACATCCAGGATGGACCTGACTTCCAAGACCGAGTTGTCAACAGCGAGACACCAGTGGTTGTGGATTTCCATGCACA GTGGTGTGGCCCCTGCAAGATCCTGGGGCCAAGGTTagagaagatggtggcaaagCAGCACGGGAAGGTGGTGATGGCCAAGGTGGATATTGACGACCACACTGATCTCGCCATTGAGTATGAG GTGTCTGCTGTGCCCACCGTGCTGGCCATGAAGAACGGGGACGTGGTGGACAAGTTTGTGGGCATCAAGGACGAGGACCAGCTGGAGGCCTTCCTCAAGAAGCTGATCGGCTGA